GCGACGAGCCGAGGAGAAGAGGACGACGACGTGGCGCAGAAGACGGCTCCGAGTGCCGATCTGACGTGGTTGCTGGATGATCTGGTCGGTCGGGTCAGGCAGGCCGAGCACGCGGTCGCGCTGTCCGCCGACGGTCTGCTGATGGCCTCCTCGCAGGGGCTCGGCCGCGACGACGGCGAGCACCTGGCGGCCATGGCGGCCGGCATCCAGAGCCTGGCCCGCGGTGCGGGCAAGCGGTTCGGCGGCGGCGAGGTGCGGCAGACGATCATCGAGATGCGGTCCTCGTTCCTGTTCGTCACCGCCGCCGGCCGCAACGCCTGCCTCGCGGTGCTGGCCAGCGAGGACGCCGACGTCGGATTGATCGCGTACGAGATGGCGATGCTGGTCACCCGGGTCGGCACGTACGTCTCCTCGCCGGCACGGTCAGCCGAGCAGACCAACGGGCAGCAGTGACCCGGATGACGGTGGACACCACCGGCGGGCTACCCGACCAGAGCATTGTCGAGGCGGTTATCAATGGACTACGGGCACTCTGAGCGGC
This is a stretch of genomic DNA from Micromonospora sp. WMMD1082. It encodes these proteins:
- a CDS encoding roadblock/LC7 domain-containing protein, with the translated sequence MAQKTAPSADLTWLLDDLVGRVRQAEHAVALSADGLLMASSQGLGRDDGEHLAAMAAGIQSLARGAGKRFGGGEVRQTIIEMRSSFLFVTAAGRNACLAVLASEDADVGLIAYEMAMLVTRVGTYVSSPARSAEQTNGQQ